In one Saccharibacillus brassicae genomic region, the following are encoded:
- a CDS encoding cache domain-containing sensor histidine kinase — protein sequence MILFLLISLLPSIGLGYLVNWTVSRVLETQAVDHTLQLIGKVNQTLDNDMENLQNMTYLIGFDEQVRSFMQEGAVSDTQTYRLKQYLQRYTTLYPEIAGLLIVGRDGAYVSNELYARTPKNLTEEGWYKQAVDSEGLFQVMGQPVGRNLTSHVNYRDDEVVTVVRAVVDPDTEQAIGAVLIDLKLWTVSKAARDVKLGRTGYLTVVDRNGKDVYAPGDPYVDRLPSSWFEGGETGAVTQTVDGRELQLIYAESSFTGWRTVGVFLKRESVYEVSQIHFYVMCFLFLVCLLGLTAALRLSASISDPIRALMASMRRAESGDLSVPPYSGQRGDEVGMLGRSFDHMLIRLRQQIGLVERKERQKREAELRSLQDNIKPHFLYNTLDTIHWMARKKNAGEVSEMVESLSKLFRIGLSKGGDVIPLTDEIEHIRSYLLIQQTRYAGRLSVEIEADPRADEWFVLKLLLQPLVENAIYHGIKARRGPGRIRIRIAAESGALHLEVTDDGAGMEPQRLAELRAKLEHPLEALERQASERERSGRSYGMLNVQARLKLAFGERYGIRIGSSAGEGTTVTVVHPLLLEPPPIQSDEEETG from the coding sequence ATGATCCTGTTTCTGCTGATCAGCCTGCTGCCGTCGATCGGCCTCGGCTACCTCGTGAACTGGACCGTCAGCCGGGTGCTGGAGACGCAGGCCGTCGACCATACGCTTCAGCTGATCGGCAAAGTGAACCAGACGCTGGACAACGATATGGAAAATTTGCAAAACATGACGTATCTGATCGGCTTCGACGAACAGGTGCGGTCGTTTATGCAGGAAGGTGCCGTGTCCGATACGCAGACGTACCGGCTTAAGCAGTATTTGCAGCGCTATACGACGCTCTACCCGGAAATCGCGGGACTGCTGATCGTCGGCCGGGATGGCGCGTACGTCAGCAACGAATTGTACGCCCGCACGCCGAAGAACCTGACCGAAGAAGGCTGGTACAAGCAGGCGGTGGACAGCGAAGGGCTGTTCCAGGTGATGGGGCAGCCGGTCGGGCGGAATCTCACTTCGCACGTCAATTACCGCGACGACGAAGTCGTGACGGTCGTGCGCGCGGTCGTCGATCCCGACACGGAGCAGGCGATCGGCGCGGTGCTGATCGATCTGAAGCTGTGGACCGTGTCCAAAGCGGCGCGGGACGTCAAGCTTGGCCGAACCGGTTATTTGACCGTGGTCGACCGAAACGGCAAAGACGTCTACGCCCCCGGCGATCCTTACGTGGACCGGCTGCCGTCTTCGTGGTTCGAAGGCGGAGAGACCGGCGCGGTCACGCAAACGGTGGACGGCCGGGAGCTGCAGCTGATCTATGCCGAATCTTCGTTTACGGGCTGGCGCACGGTAGGCGTATTCCTGAAGCGGGAATCGGTCTACGAAGTGAGCCAGATCCATTTCTACGTCATGTGCTTCCTGTTCCTCGTCTGCCTGCTCGGTCTGACCGCCGCGCTGCGGCTGTCGGCTTCGATCTCCGATCCGATCCGCGCGCTGATGGCGTCCATGCGCAGAGCCGAATCCGGCGATCTGTCTGTCCCGCCGTACAGCGGGCAGCGCGGCGACGAAGTCGGTATGCTGGGCCGCAGCTTCGACCATATGCTGATCCGGCTGCGGCAGCAGATCGGACTCGTCGAGCGCAAGGAACGGCAGAAGAGAGAAGCGGAACTGCGCAGTCTGCAGGACAATATCAAGCCGCATTTTCTGTATAACACGCTGGACACGATCCACTGGATGGCACGCAAAAAAAACGCCGGCGAAGTGTCCGAGATGGTCGAGTCGCTGTCCAAGCTGTTCCGGATCGGACTGAGCAAAGGCGGCGACGTTATTCCGCTGACGGACGAGATCGAGCATATCCGCAGTTATTTGCTGATCCAGCAGACCCGGTACGCCGGCCGGCTGTCGGTCGAGATCGAAGCCGATCCCCGCGCGGACGAATGGTTCGTCCTGAAGCTGCTGCTTCAGCCGCTCGTGGAGAACGCGATTTACCACGGTATCAAAGCGCGCCGGGGGCCGGGCCGGATCCGTATCCGGATCGCGGCCGAGTCCGGCGCGCTGCACCTGGAAGTGACGGACGACGGAGCGGGCATGGAGCCGCAGCGGCTCGCGGAGCTGCGGGCGAAGTTGGAGCATCCGCTGGAAGCGCTGGAGCGGCAGGCGTCGGAACGCGAGCGCAGCGGCCGCAGTTACGGCATGCTGAACGTGCAGGCCCGGCTGAAGCTCGCGTTCGGCGAGCGGTACGGCATCCGGATCGGAAGCTCGGCGGGCGAAGGCACGACCGTGACGGTCGTGCATCCGCTGCTGCTGGAGCCGCCCCCGATCCAAAGCGACGAGGAGGAGACAGGATGA
- a CDS encoding response regulator, with translation MKESKYRVLIADDEPIIREGLREAVDWAQLGMEVAGEAEDGEEALELALRLNVHLVLVDMNMPFLNGIALMRRLREQLPDCRFVIITGHDEFDYAREGIRLGVEDYMLKPVNPDLLQGILRRVKESLDNQAKQAGYLKLASEQIRRNIPLLKARFGQEWAEGRLGEEEIEERLAFLELPSASPAQLCVVRWAERESAQSMLRESDRQLYAFAIENIASELAGDRRNLLVRDSAGLLLLFLWDAAEDDLAASIERSVRRFLKIAVNAHAQPLRGGASSVPDAYRQCRDAVYKDAQLSPLVRRAREYLGDCYGDPELTLESAARALQVSPVYLSRILKKELGDSFVALLTHTRIRKSIELLNATELSICEIAQRSGYDSQHYFSTSFKKVIGVSPNQYRRGAAFPDQPANR, from the coding sequence ATGAAAGAATCGAAATATCGGGTGCTGATCGCGGACGACGAGCCGATTATCCGCGAAGGGCTGCGCGAAGCGGTGGATTGGGCGCAGCTCGGCATGGAAGTGGCCGGCGAAGCGGAAGACGGGGAAGAAGCGCTTGAGCTTGCGCTGCGCCTGAACGTGCATCTCGTGCTGGTCGACATGAACATGCCGTTCCTGAACGGCATCGCGCTGATGCGCCGGCTGCGCGAGCAGCTGCCGGACTGCCGGTTCGTGATCATTACCGGGCACGACGAATTCGATTACGCCCGCGAAGGCATCCGGCTCGGCGTCGAGGATTATATGCTCAAGCCCGTCAATCCCGACCTGCTGCAGGGCATTTTGCGGCGGGTCAAGGAAAGTCTCGACAACCAGGCGAAGCAGGCCGGTTATTTGAAGCTGGCTTCCGAACAGATTCGCCGGAATATTCCGCTGCTCAAAGCCCGGTTCGGCCAGGAATGGGCGGAAGGGCGGCTCGGCGAGGAAGAGATCGAAGAACGGCTCGCTTTCCTGGAGCTGCCTTCGGCAAGCCCCGCGCAGCTGTGCGTCGTCCGCTGGGCCGAGCGGGAATCGGCGCAGTCGATGCTGCGCGAAAGCGACCGGCAGCTGTACGCGTTCGCGATCGAGAATATCGCGTCCGAGCTGGCCGGAGACCGCCGGAACCTGCTTGTGCGGGACTCGGCGGGCCTGCTGCTGCTGTTTCTGTGGGATGCGGCCGAAGACGACCTGGCGGCGTCGATCGAGCGCAGCGTCCGGCGATTTCTCAAAATCGCCGTCAACGCGCATGCGCAGCCGCTGCGGGGCGGCGCGTCAAGCGTCCCCGACGCCTACCGGCAGTGCCGGGACGCCGTGTACAAAGACGCCCAGCTGTCGCCGCTCGTGCGCCGCGCGCGGGAATATCTGGGCGACTGCTACGGAGATCCGGAGCTGACGCTGGAATCGGCTGCCCGCGCGCTTCAGGTGTCGCCCGTCTATCTGAGCCGCATTTTGAAAAAAGAACTCGGCGATTCGTTCGTGGCGCTGCTCACCCATACGCGTATCCGCAAATCGATCGAGCTGCTGAACGCGACCGAACTGTCGATCTGCGAGATTGCGCAGCGCAGCGGTTACGACAGCCAGCATTACTTCAGCACCTCGTTCAAAAAGGTGATCGGCGTCTCGCCGAACCAATATCGGCGGGGAGCCGCTTTCCCCGATCAGCCGGCGAATCGCTGA
- a CDS encoding PepSY domain-containing protein: MVKRKVMIGAVAAALTLGGTAAFANGAGTTGGAAGSTQAETVNISSTSKKMISKTQAKAIALKAQKGKVDDIELKKRGGKAYYEVDIDRQRGDVDVWVDAYTGAVLKVVKDDDLTDNNDDDRDDDRDDDRNDDDDRVGSAAGQNAAAAVKYTAAQASAIAVKHVGSGTVTDNDLDRDDGRYVYEIDIRTATGSADVQIDANTGKVLWSDIDNDDNDDDRYDDNDNDDDNDDDN, translated from the coding sequence ATGGTAAAACGTAAAGTGATGATCGGAGCGGTAGCGGCTGCATTGACACTCGGAGGAACGGCGGCATTCGCGAACGGAGCGGGTACGACAGGCGGCGCAGCCGGGTCCACGCAGGCGGAAACGGTCAATATCTCGTCGACTTCCAAAAAGATGATCTCGAAAACCCAGGCCAAAGCGATCGCTCTTAAAGCGCAAAAAGGCAAAGTCGACGATATCGAACTGAAAAAACGCGGCGGCAAAGCGTATTACGAAGTCGACATCGACCGCCAACGCGGCGACGTGGACGTCTGGGTGGACGCGTACACCGGGGCCGTGCTCAAAGTCGTCAAAGACGACGATCTCACGGACAACAACGACGATGATCGCGATGATGACCGCGACGACGACCGTAACGACGACGATGACCGCGTCGGATCGGCCGCCGGGCAAAATGCGGCAGCCGCGGTGAAATATACGGCCGCCCAGGCTTCGGCAATCGCCGTTAAGCATGTCGGCAGCGGCACCGTAACCGACAACGACCTTGATCGCGACGACGGCCGTTACGTCTACGAGATCGACATCCGCACCGCGACGGGCAGCGCCGACGTCCAAATCGACGCCAACACGGGCAAAGTGCTGTGGAGCGATATCGATAACGACGACAATGACGACGATCGTTACGACGACAATGACAACGATGATGACAACGACGACGATAACTAA
- a CDS encoding PepSY domain-containing protein, producing MRRRTAGMAATALAAAGAAGLLLWSPWSSAEPSLTQAQAQSKLLKLYTGQIESASRSGDLYEMTLRTDTGLYTVKLYVEDGRVESIRRLEATTAPPREIVSRDQIKTRLEQQAGVRVERLELENADGGEERLYVADLAAASGERRRLRIDAYTGETLQDTVLPGDAPVAGGDSGGANGGDAGTAPSVPSPAGPGGTEGGNPPANGGSPEPGTPGNPGGGAASGGTNARLLSERQARAAAAAALGVEVGAVEESDAELRSEEDGQAYYLVDVELKNGRKAEVQINAVSGAMQTITWDEDEEEASQPSPPGSTNAPGSTDDEDGDGDDDADDDT from the coding sequence ATGAGACGAAGAACGGCGGGGATGGCGGCGACGGCATTGGCCGCGGCAGGCGCTGCCGGGCTGCTGCTGTGGAGCCCTTGGAGTTCCGCGGAGCCGTCTTTGACCCAGGCGCAGGCGCAGAGCAAGCTGCTGAAGCTGTACACGGGCCAGATCGAGTCCGCGAGCCGCAGCGGCGATCTGTACGAGATGACGCTGAGAACCGATACCGGGCTGTACACAGTGAAGCTGTATGTGGAAGACGGACGGGTAGAATCTATTCGCCGGCTGGAAGCGACGACCGCTCCGCCGCGCGAAATCGTAAGCCGGGACCAGATCAAGACCCGGCTGGAGCAGCAGGCGGGGGTGCGGGTCGAGCGTTTGGAACTTGAGAACGCCGACGGAGGCGAAGAACGTCTCTACGTGGCCGATCTGGCCGCAGCTTCGGGAGAGCGGCGCAGGCTGCGGATCGACGCGTACACCGGAGAGACGCTGCAGGACACGGTGCTGCCCGGTGACGCTCCGGTCGCCGGCGGCGATAGCGGCGGCGCAAACGGCGGGGACGCCGGCACTGCGCCTTCGGTTCCGTCCCCGGCCGGGCCGGGCGGAACCGAAGGCGGGAATCCGCCTGCAAACGGCGGCTCTCCCGAACCGGGAACGCCCGGGAATCCGGGCGGCGGCGCGGCGTCCGGCGGCACGAATGCCCGGCTGCTGAGCGAACGCCAGGCGAGAGCCGCGGCCGCGGCGGCGCTTGGCGTCGAAGTCGGCGCCGTCGAGGAGAGCGACGCCGAACTGCGCAGCGAAGAAGACGGACAGGCATATTACCTCGTCGACGTCGAATTGAAAAACGGCCGCAAAGCCGAAGTGCAGATCAACGCGGTATCCGGCGCGATGCAGACGATCACATGGGACGAAGACGAGGAAGAAGCTTCGCAGCCGTCTCCGCCGGGCTCGACGAATGCGCCGGGCAGTACGGACGACGAAGACGGAGACGGAGATGACGACGCGGACGACGATACGTAG
- a CDS encoding diaminopimelate dehydrogenase, with protein sequence MQQKIRIGIAGYGNLGRGVRSAIAQNPDMELVAVFSRRDPKSLEQRGESLRFVHMSDVERYKEEIDVMILCGGSATDLPEQTPQLAALFHTVDSFDTHAKIPEFYDRVHTAALLGGKLSVISTGWDPGLFSMNRLLAQSILPEGKEYTFWGSGVSQGHSDAIRRVPGVRAGVQYTVPVQAAIDAIRSGETPEFETREKHARNCYVVAEDGADENAIREAIVSMPNYFADYDTSVTFITQEELEREHSGMPHGGFVIRSGVTGAGSKQRIEFGLELESNPEFTASVLVAYARAAVRLAAEGQSGARTVFDIPLGHLSPKSAAELRRELL encoded by the coding sequence ATGCAGCAAAAAATTAGAATCGGTATCGCCGGTTACGGCAATCTCGGCCGCGGCGTACGCAGCGCGATTGCGCAAAATCCGGACATGGAGCTTGTGGCCGTATTCAGCCGGCGCGATCCCAAGTCGCTGGAGCAGCGCGGAGAATCGCTCCGTTTCGTACATATGTCGGACGTTGAACGCTATAAGGAAGAGATCGACGTCATGATTCTCTGCGGCGGGTCCGCCACGGACCTGCCGGAGCAGACGCCGCAGCTTGCGGCGCTGTTCCACACGGTGGACAGTTTCGATACACACGCCAAAATCCCCGAGTTCTACGATCGGGTCCATACGGCGGCGCTGCTGGGCGGCAAGCTCAGCGTCATCTCGACCGGCTGGGACCCGGGCTTGTTCTCGATGAACCGCCTGCTGGCGCAGTCGATTTTGCCGGAAGGCAAAGAATACACGTTCTGGGGCAGCGGCGTCAGCCAGGGACACTCCGACGCGATCCGGCGCGTGCCGGGCGTACGCGCGGGCGTACAGTACACCGTGCCGGTCCAGGCCGCGATCGACGCGATCCGCTCGGGCGAGACGCCGGAGTTCGAAACGCGCGAGAAGCATGCGCGCAACTGCTACGTCGTCGCGGAAGACGGCGCGGACGAGAACGCCATTCGCGAAGCGATCGTCTCCATGCCGAACTATTTTGCCGACTATGACACAAGCGTCACGTTCATTACGCAGGAAGAGCTGGAGCGCGAACATTCCGGCATGCCGCACGGCGGCTTCGTTATCCGCAGCGGAGTGACCGGAGCGGGCAGCAAGCAGCGTATCGAATTCGGGCTGGAACTGGAGAGCAACCCGGAATTCACCGCCAGCGTCCTTGTCGCCTATGCCCGCGCCGCCGTCCGTCTGGCCGCCGAAGGCCAGAGCGGCGCCCGTACCGTCTTCGACATTCCGCTCGGCCACCTGTCCCCGAAATCGGCTGCAGAACTGCGAAGAGAATTGTTATAG
- a CDS encoding substrate-binding domain-containing protein — MKKTALLYALLIAAFLAYAAQHLYMNKIDERSFRPDELRGELGENYVMVTFLSGMEYWKSCLKGFEDAAEALNVSIEYRGATQYDAREQITVLEQIIAKKPAGIAISALDPNSLTEAIDKAVDAGIPVVLFDSGAPGSAAYSFLGTDNYAAGRAAADRMAELVGGQGEVAVITVPSQQNHVERTRGFRETIERSYPGMKVVAVEDDRGDAMEARELTEELLRKHPDLAGVFVTEAAGGKGAGQAAAELERKRPLRVIAFDTDKDTLDMIREGSISATIAQGTWNMGYWSLQYLFHLHHDLTIPSPASAGDVSPLPVEVNTGISIVTSDNVDDYYAQ, encoded by the coding sequence GTGAAAAAAACGGCTCTGCTATATGCGCTGCTGATCGCGGCTTTTCTGGCTTATGCCGCGCAGCATCTCTACATGAACAAAATCGACGAGCGTTCGTTCCGTCCGGACGAACTGCGGGGCGAGCTCGGCGAAAATTACGTCATGGTCACTTTTTTGTCGGGCATGGAATATTGGAAAAGCTGTCTCAAAGGATTCGAAGACGCGGCCGAAGCGCTGAACGTGTCGATCGAATACCGGGGCGCCACGCAGTACGATGCCCGGGAGCAGATCACCGTGCTGGAGCAGATCATCGCCAAAAAGCCCGCGGGTATCGCGATCTCGGCGCTTGATCCGAATTCGCTCACCGAAGCGATCGACAAAGCGGTGGACGCCGGCATTCCCGTCGTGCTGTTCGATTCCGGGGCGCCGGGGAGCGCCGCGTATTCGTTTCTCGGCACGGACAATTACGCGGCGGGCAGGGCGGCGGCGGACCGGATGGCCGAGCTGGTCGGCGGGCAGGGCGAAGTGGCGGTCATCACCGTTCCTTCCCAGCAGAACCATGTGGAACGCACGCGCGGATTTCGCGAGACGATCGAACGGTCGTACCCCGGCATGAAGGTGGTCGCGGTCGAAGACGACAGGGGCGATGCGATGGAAGCGCGCGAACTTACCGAGGAGCTGCTGCGCAAGCATCCGGATCTGGCCGGCGTATTCGTGACCGAAGCGGCCGGAGGCAAAGGCGCCGGGCAGGCCGCCGCCGAGCTAGAGCGCAAGCGGCCGCTGCGGGTCATCGCGTTCGATACCGACAAAGACACGCTCGACATGATCCGCGAAGGCAGCATCTCGGCGACGATCGCGCAGGGCACGTGGAACATGGGCTACTGGTCGCTCCAGTACCTGTTCCATCTGCATCATGATTTGACGATTCCTTCGCCGGCTTCCGCCGGGGACGTATCGCCGCTGCCGGTCGAAGTGAATACCGGCATTTCGATCGTGACGTCGGATAACGTGGACGATTATTATGCCCAGTGA
- the gdhA gene encoding NADP-specific glutamate dehydrogenase, translating to MIETYSETAHTEAKAYVEHVFDTVVKRNPHEEEFHQAVREIFDSLVPVFAKHPRYREHGLLERLSEPERLIAFRVPWVDDSGRVQVNRGFRVQFNSAIGPYKGGLRFHPSVNASIIKFLGFEQVLKNSLTGQPIGGGKGGSDFDPKGKSDLEVMRFTQSFMTELYRHIGPDTDVPAGDIGVGAREIGYMYGQYKRIRGASEAGVLTGKNPLYGGSLARTEATGYGCVYFVQEMLASAGLGFAGSRVVVSGSGNVSIYAIEKAQSLGATVIACSDSSGYIHDPDGLDLAAIKRIKEAGRGRISEYVAAHPHAVYTEGCEGIWSLACDIALPCATQNEIDVEAAERLIEGGVKAVGEGANMPSTLGAIERFLQAGVLFGPAKAANAGGVAVSALEMAQNSARVSWTFEEVDTQLHRIMERIHADCMRAAEEYGYPGNLVVGANIAGFLKVADAMIAQGVV from the coding sequence ATGATCGAAACCTATAGCGAGACCGCCCATACCGAAGCGAAGGCTTATGTCGAACACGTTTTTGATACCGTCGTCAAGCGCAACCCGCACGAAGAGGAATTCCATCAGGCCGTGCGCGAAATTTTCGATTCCCTCGTGCCCGTATTTGCCAAGCATCCCCGCTACCGCGAACACGGCCTGCTGGAACGCTTGTCCGAACCGGAGCGGCTGATCGCTTTCCGCGTGCCGTGGGTAGACGATTCCGGACGCGTGCAGGTCAACCGCGGCTTCCGTGTCCAGTTCAACAGCGCGATCGGCCCGTACAAAGGCGGCCTGCGCTTCCATCCGTCGGTCAACGCGAGCATTATCAAGTTTCTCGGATTCGAGCAGGTGCTCAAAAATTCGCTGACCGGCCAACCGATCGGCGGCGGCAAAGGCGGTTCCGACTTCGATCCAAAAGGCAAATCGGATCTGGAAGTCATGCGTTTCACGCAGAGCTTCATGACCGAGCTGTACCGCCATATCGGCCCGGATACCGACGTGCCGGCCGGGGATATCGGTGTCGGCGCGCGCGAAATCGGCTATATGTACGGCCAGTACAAACGGATTCGCGGCGCAAGCGAAGCGGGCGTGCTGACGGGCAAAAACCCGCTGTACGGCGGCAGTCTGGCCCGCACCGAAGCGACCGGCTACGGCTGCGTCTACTTCGTGCAGGAGATGCTAGCCAGCGCCGGCCTCGGCTTCGCGGGCAGCCGCGTCGTCGTGTCCGGTTCGGGCAACGTGTCCATCTACGCGATCGAAAAAGCGCAGTCGCTCGGCGCGACGGTCATCGCGTGCAGCGACTCCTCCGGCTATATCCATGATCCCGACGGACTGGACCTGGCGGCGATCAAACGGATCAAGGAAGCGGGACGCGGGCGCATCTCCGAATACGTCGCGGCCCATCCGCATGCCGTATATACGGAAGGCTGCGAAGGCATCTGGAGCCTTGCCTGCGATATCGCGCTGCCGTGCGCCACGCAAAACGAAATCGATGTCGAAGCGGCGGAGCGCTTGATCGAAGGCGGCGTCAAAGCGGTCGGCGAAGGCGCCAACATGCCGTCGACGCTCGGCGCGATCGAACGTTTCCTGCAGGCCGGCGTCCTGTTCGGCCCCGCCAAAGCGGCAAATGCCGGCGGCGTGGCGGTATCGGCGCTGGAAATGGCGCAGAACAGCGCGCGCGTCTCGTGGACGTTCGAAGAAGTCGATACGCAGCTGCACCGGATCATGGAACGGATTCACGCCGACTGTATGCGGGCGGCCGAAGAATACGGCTACCCGGGCAATCTTGTCGTCGGCGCCAATATCGCCGGCTTCCTCAAAGTGGCCGACGCGATGATCGCGCAGGGCGTCGTCTAA
- a CDS encoding response regulator transcription factor has product MTGTILIIEDEEKIARLLELELGYEGYRTGRAGSGAEGLDKYREQDWDLILLDVMLPGFSGIEVLRRIRATDSLTPVILLTAKDSVEDKVSGLDLGASDYVTKPFQIEELLARIRSALRARAAAGNGREEEALLREDGLSAGSLRLNEQTREVYRGERRIDLTPREFDLLVFLLRNQRQVLSREQIIREVWGYDYAGDTNVVDVYIRYVRKKIDEDGLPELIYTVRGVGYVLKEAP; this is encoded by the coding sequence GTGACCGGAACGATACTGATCATTGAAGACGAAGAGAAAATCGCGCGGCTGCTCGAACTGGAGCTGGGCTACGAAGGATACCGGACCGGGCGGGCCGGATCGGGTGCGGAAGGACTGGACAAATACAGGGAGCAGGACTGGGACCTGATTTTGCTGGACGTCATGCTGCCCGGATTCAGCGGCATCGAAGTACTGCGTCGCATTCGCGCGACCGACTCGCTGACACCCGTCATTTTGCTGACCGCCAAAGACTCCGTGGAAGACAAAGTGTCGGGACTCGATCTCGGCGCAAGCGACTACGTCACCAAGCCGTTCCAGATCGAAGAACTGCTCGCGCGGATCCGTTCGGCGCTGCGCGCACGGGCGGCGGCGGGCAATGGGCGGGAAGAAGAAGCACTGCTGCGCGAAGACGGCCTGAGCGCGGGCAGCCTCAGATTGAACGAACAGACGCGGGAAGTGTACCGCGGCGAACGCCGGATCGACCTGACGCCGCGCGAGTTCGACCTGCTCGTCTTCCTGCTGCGCAACCAGCGCCAGGTGCTGAGCCGGGAGCAGATCATCCGCGAAGTGTGGGGCTATGATTATGCCGGCGACACGAACGTGGTGGACGTCTATATCCGCTACGTGCGCAAAAAAATCGACGAAGACGGCCTGCCCGAACTGATCTATACCGTTCGGGGCGTCGGCTACGTGCTCAAGGAAGCTCCATGA
- a CDS encoding sensor histidine kinase, whose product MKLKSKIYLYSSVLFAALLAAACISIYLLFEKMSLDAESHRFEMEAELTAERISESASRTAPDDLLRAYAPADGMLRVVEPDGTSLARPVTASEDTQLSERLSSEPYAYTAAHAAERLRSGGEGYIRVSVPVIWSDGEVLSVQISRSIADIEDRFNVLKTVLVIVALLALIPAILASTVLANRIVKPIAVLTGTMGDIRRSGRFQQIETGQQPGDELAEMGRTFNEMIGLLEGNFARQERFVSDASHELKTPLTIIESYASLLKRRGKERPEVFDEAVDAILSESVRMRELTERLLHLARSPEADSLEFTDADLAESAQDSARAFVRAYGRDIEVRAPEPVFVRTDPAKVRQLLFILLDNARKYSEDRITLEASGGGGQPAELKVIDRGIGISAEELPKVFDRFYRVDSSRTRSTGAGGSGLGLSLAQDLAQALDIRIGIRSEEGTGTTVTLQFPGAGAGAGAGERGLRDKLPARGRRARSEDEPENGRRTSRPDGADSGEGGEVK is encoded by the coding sequence ATGAAGCTGAAAAGCAAAATTTATTTGTATTCGTCGGTCCTGTTCGCGGCGCTGCTGGCGGCGGCCTGCATCTCGATCTATCTGCTGTTCGAGAAAATGTCGCTGGACGCGGAGAGTCACCGGTTCGAGATGGAAGCCGAACTGACCGCCGAGCGGATCAGCGAATCGGCTTCGCGGACCGCGCCGGACGACCTGCTGCGCGCGTACGCGCCAGCCGACGGGATGCTGCGCGTCGTCGAGCCCGACGGCACCAGCCTGGCCCGTCCCGTGACGGCCAGCGAAGACACGCAGCTGAGCGAGCGGCTCAGCAGCGAACCGTACGCGTACACGGCCGCGCACGCCGCCGAGCGGCTGCGCAGCGGCGGAGAAGGCTATATCCGCGTCTCCGTGCCGGTCATCTGGTCCGACGGCGAAGTGCTGAGCGTGCAGATCAGCCGCAGCATCGCCGATATCGAAGACCGGTTCAACGTGCTGAAGACCGTGCTCGTCATCGTGGCGCTGCTGGCGCTTATTCCGGCCATACTGGCCAGCACGGTGCTGGCGAACCGGATCGTCAAACCGATTGCCGTCCTGACCGGCACGATGGGCGATATTCGGCGAAGCGGCCGTTTCCAGCAGATCGAGACCGGTCAGCAGCCGGGCGACGAACTGGCGGAGATGGGCCGGACGTTCAACGAGATGATCGGGCTGCTGGAAGGCAACTTCGCCCGTCAGGAGCGGTTCGTCTCCGACGCTTCCCATGAGCTCAAGACGCCGCTCACCATTATCGAGAGCTATGCCAGCCTGCTCAAGCGCCGGGGCAAAGAGCGTCCCGAAGTGTTCGACGAAGCGGTCGACGCCATTTTGTCGGAATCGGTCAGGATGCGCGAGCTGACGGAACGGCTGCTCCATCTGGCCCGAAGTCCCGAAGCGGACAGCCTGGAATTCACCGACGCCGATCTGGCGGAATCGGCGCAGGACTCCGCGCGCGCGTTCGTGCGGGCTTACGGGCGGGATATCGAAGTGCGGGCGCCCGAGCCGGTGTTCGTGCGGACCGATCCGGCCAAAGTCCGGCAGCTGCTGTTCATCCTGCTGGATAACGCGCGCAAATACAGCGAAGACCGGATCACGCTCGAAGCGAGCGGCGGAGGCGGACAGCCGGCCGAACTGAAAGTCATCGACCGGGGGATCGGCATCTCCGCCGAAGAACTGCCCAAAGTGTTCGACCGCTTCTACCGCGTCGATTCTTCCCGTACCCGCAGCACGGGCGCGGGCGGTTCGGGACTCGGCTTGTCGCTGGCGCAGGATCTGGCGCAGGCGCTCGATATTCGCATCGGGATCCGAAGCGAAGAAGGGACGGGCACGACCGTCACCTTGCAGTTTCCCGGCGCCGGTGCAGGTGCAGGCGCCGGCGAACGGGGGCTGCGCGACAAGCTGCCGGCGCGCGGCCGACGGGCGCGGAGCGAAGACGAGCCGGAGAACGGCCGGCGGACGTCCCGGCCCGACGGGGCGGATTCCGGCGAAGGAGGCGAAGTCAAATGA
- a CDS encoding DUF6526 family protein, translating to MEQPKKFSVRFDWPYHFVTLPLALAVLIASIVNLTRVSGEGGATLPAWILVVTGVCLIFAASRIRVYATKTQDRIVRVEEGFRYYRLTGREIDRRLSLAQVIALRNAGDKEFPALCSRAAEENWDAKRIRSAIKAFRPDTMRI from the coding sequence ATGGAACAGCCCAAAAAATTCAGCGTGCGCTTCGATTGGCCTTATCATTTCGTGACCCTGCCGCTTGCGCTTGCCGTCTTGATCGCTTCAATTGTAAATCTGACACGCGTGTCCGGCGAAGGCGGAGCGACGCTGCCCGCATGGATCCTCGTCGTGACCGGAGTCTGCCTGATCTTCGCGGCGAGCCGTATCCGCGTCTATGCCACCAAAACGCAGGACCGGATCGTCCGGGTCGAGGAAGGCTTCCGGTATTACCGCCTGACCGGACGCGAGATCGACCGCCGGCTGAGCCTCGCGCAGGTGATCGCGCTGCGCAACGCCGGCGACAAGGAATTCCCGGCGCTCTGCTCCCGCGCGGCCGAAGAGAATTGGGACGCCAAGCGAATCCGCTCGGCGATCAAGGCATTCCGGCCCGACACGATGCGGATCTGA